The proteins below are encoded in one region of Pseudomonas sp. SCB32:
- a CDS encoding TerC family protein, whose translation MTALHAFLTEPFLGTATWFWLAFLAIVILLLVLDLGVLQRDHHEIGVRESLVLSAGYFACGLAFGGWVWFEFGATRAVEYYTGFLVEQSLSMDNVFVMAMIFGFFGIPRRYQHQVLFWGILGAIVMRALMIGLGAALVKEFEWIMYVFGAFLLFSGVKMLFSKHEDEPDLANNPVLRFLRKRIRMTDTIHEHHFFVRMPDASGKLVRYATPLFLALILIELADLVFAVDSVPAIFAITQDPFIVYTSNIFAILGLRALYFSLAAMIHRFVYLKYALALVLVFIGTKIFLHGFIGKIPAALSLGVTFGLLAGGILLSLIKTRSTGEEPLEIVSQETVHASTGGEDRSR comes from the coding sequence ATGACAGCTCTGCACGCTTTTTTGACCGAACCATTCCTCGGAACCGCCACCTGGTTCTGGCTGGCCTTCCTGGCCATCGTGATTCTTCTGCTCGTACTCGATCTGGGCGTTCTGCAACGCGATCACCATGAGATCGGCGTGCGCGAAAGCCTGGTGCTTTCCGCCGGTTACTTCGCCTGCGGCCTGGCCTTCGGTGGCTGGGTCTGGTTCGAGTTCGGCGCTACCCGCGCGGTGGAGTACTACACCGGTTTCCTCGTCGAACAGTCGCTCTCGATGGACAACGTGTTCGTCATGGCGATGATCTTCGGCTTCTTCGGCATCCCCCGCCGCTACCAGCACCAGGTCCTGTTCTGGGGCATCCTCGGCGCCATCGTCATGCGCGCGCTGATGATCGGCCTGGGCGCCGCGCTGGTGAAGGAGTTCGAGTGGATCATGTATGTGTTCGGCGCCTTCCTGCTGTTCAGCGGCGTGAAGATGCTGTTCTCCAAGCATGAGGACGAGCCGGACCTGGCCAACAATCCGGTGCTCAGGTTCCTGCGCAAGCGCATCCGCATGACCGACACCATCCACGAGCATCACTTCTTCGTACGGATGCCGGACGCCTCGGGCAAACTGGTGCGCTACGCCACCCCGCTGTTCCTGGCGCTGATCCTGATCGAACTGGCCGACCTGGTGTTCGCGGTGGACAGCGTGCCGGCGATCTTCGCCATCACTCAGGACCCGTTCATCGTCTACACCTCGAACATCTTCGCCATCCTCGGCCTGCGCGCCCTGTACTTCTCGCTGGCGGCGATGATCCACCGCTTCGTCTACCTGAAGTACGCCCTGGCCCTGGTGCTGGTGTTCATTGGCACAAAGATTTTCCTGCACGGCTTCATCGGCAAGATTCCCGCGGCCCTGTCGCTTGGCGTAACCTTCGGTCTGCTCGCCGGTGGCATCCTGCTATCGTTGATCAAGACCCGCAGCACCGGCGAGGAGCCGCTGGAAATCGTGAGCCAGGAGACTGTGCATGCAAGCACTGGAGGTGAGGATCGAAGCCGTTGA
- a CDS encoding LysR family transcriptional regulator — MNLSKVDLNLFIVFDAIYTEANLTRAGQIVGITQPAVSNALARLRETFNDPLFVRTAQGMVPTPMAQNIIGPVRNALQLLRISVQESRTFTPTQANKTYRISMTDLTEAVILPPLFQRLRRQAPNVHIESFLSKRRETTKELAAGRLDFAVDAPLNTDPQVRHVKLMEDRYVCAMRQGHPLAKDKLNLEEYLSVAHIQISSRRSGLGYVDLSLGKMGLQRKIALRSQHYLMASTVVQQTDMVVTVPERFARHHGLHFVDLPVHDVPKLETHLYWHESTDQDPANRWMREQIIELCQQVTAREAREAAERA; from the coding sequence ATGAACCTCAGCAAGGTCGACCTGAACCTGTTCATTGTCTTCGACGCGATCTATACCGAAGCCAACCTGACGCGCGCCGGACAGATCGTCGGCATCACCCAGCCCGCTGTCTCCAATGCCCTCGCCCGCCTGCGCGAAACCTTCAATGACCCGCTGTTCGTGCGCACCGCACAGGGCATGGTGCCCACCCCCATGGCGCAGAACATCATCGGGCCGGTGCGCAACGCGCTGCAGCTACTGCGCATCTCGGTGCAGGAGAGCCGCACCTTCACGCCCACCCAGGCGAACAAGACCTATCGCATCAGCATGACCGACCTCACCGAGGCCGTGATCCTCCCGCCGCTGTTCCAGCGCCTGCGCCGCCAGGCGCCGAACGTGCACATCGAGAGCTTCCTCTCCAAGCGCCGCGAGACCACCAAGGAGCTGGCCGCCGGCCGCCTGGACTTCGCCGTGGACGCGCCGCTGAACACCGATCCGCAGGTACGTCACGTCAAGCTGATGGAAGATCGCTACGTCTGCGCCATGCGCCAGGGCCATCCACTGGCCAAGGACAAGCTGAACCTGGAAGAGTACCTGTCGGTGGCGCACATCCAGATTTCCAGCCGCCGCAGTGGCCTGGGCTACGTCGATCTGTCGCTGGGCAAGATGGGCCTGCAACGCAAGATCGCCCTGCGCTCGCAGCACTACCTGATGGCATCGACCGTGGTGCAGCAGACCGACATGGTGGTGACCGTGCCCGAGCGCTTCGCCCGCCACCACGGGCTGCACTTCGTCGACCTGCCGGTACACGATGTGCCCAAGCTGGAAACCCACCTCTACTGGCACGAAAGCACCGACCAGGACCCGGCCAACCGCTGGATGCGCGAGCAGATCATCGAGCTGTGCCAGCAGGTGACGGCGCGTGAAGCGCGCGAGGCGGCGGAACGCGCGTGA
- a CDS encoding substrate-binding domain-containing protein, which produces MSYKPSASDAQAWPVTIAWLIIGFICYAFPWQAFAALPSSHGGEPVLRIQGSNTIGAHLLPELVKGLLASEGYASVSAQPGKAENEQRIVGRSADGKEAIVDLAAHGSSTGFVALKDNTAELAAASRPIKDAEATGLSASGNLRSAKAEQVIGIDGLAIIVNPANALDELTTDNLARIFSGEVKTWEELGGRGGAIHLYARDDNSGTFDTFKELVLASHGKALASGAQRYESSDQLSTEVSKDPQGIGFVGLSSIQKAKALRIADGNSQAMPPSATLIATEDYPLSRRLFLYMKPEESNRWAHALLQFAQGDQGQALVSASGFVGQRVQAVKMTPRAGMPEAYQTLARDAQRLSVNFRFREGSATLDNKAQRDVDRLLAYLQQNGKMNKQAVLVGFGDPKQDPARAELLSKLRAMAVRRELAKDGVMFREISGMGDALPVAANNDDDGRVKNRRVEVWVY; this is translated from the coding sequence ATGTCGTACAAGCCGAGCGCCAGCGATGCCCAAGCCTGGCCAGTCACCATCGCCTGGCTCATCATCGGATTCATCTGTTACGCATTCCCCTGGCAAGCGTTCGCTGCCCTGCCCTCATCCCATGGCGGCGAACCGGTGTTGCGCATCCAGGGCTCCAACACCATCGGTGCCCATCTGCTCCCGGAACTGGTCAAGGGGCTGCTGGCCAGCGAGGGTTATGCCAGCGTCAGCGCCCAGCCGGGCAAGGCTGAAAACGAACAGCGCATCGTTGGTCGCAGCGCTGACGGCAAGGAAGCCATCGTCGACCTGGCGGCCCACGGCTCCAGCACCGGCTTCGTCGCCCTCAAGGACAACACCGCCGAACTGGCGGCAGCCTCGCGACCGATCAAGGATGCGGAAGCGACTGGCCTCTCGGCGTCGGGAAACCTGCGTAGCGCCAAGGCCGAGCAGGTAATCGGCATCGATGGCCTGGCGATCATCGTCAATCCGGCGAACGCCCTGGACGAACTGACCACCGACAATCTGGCGCGCATCTTCTCCGGCGAAGTGAAAACCTGGGAGGAGCTCGGCGGCCGCGGCGGTGCGATCCACCTTTACGCCCGCGACGACAACTCCGGCACCTTCGACACCTTCAAGGAGCTGGTACTGGCCAGCCACGGCAAGGCGCTGGCCAGCGGTGCACAGCGCTACGAATCCAGCGACCAGCTTTCCACCGAGGTGAGCAAGGACCCGCAAGGCATCGGTTTCGTCGGCCTGTCGTCGATCCAGAAAGCCAAGGCGCTGCGCATCGCCGATGGCAACTCCCAGGCGATGCCGCCGTCGGCCACGTTGATCGCAACCGAGGACTATCCTCTCTCGCGCCGGCTGTTCCTCTACATGAAACCCGAGGAGTCCAACCGCTGGGCCCACGCGCTGCTGCAGTTTGCCCAGGGTGACCAGGGCCAGGCGCTGGTCAGCGCCAGCGGCTTCGTCGGCCAGCGCGTGCAAGCGGTGAAAATGACGCCCAGAGCAGGCATGCCCGAGGCGTACCAGACCCTGGCGCGCGACGCCCAGCGCCTGTCGGTGAATTTCCGATTCCGCGAAGGCAGCGCCACCCTCGATAACAAGGCCCAGCGCGACGTGGACCGTCTGCTGGCGTACCTGCAGCAGAACGGCAAGATGAACAAGCAGGCTGTGCTGGTCGGCTTTGGCGATCCGAAGCAGGACCCCGCTCGCGCCGAACTGCTCTCCAAGCTTCGCGCCATGGCGGTGCGCCGTGAGCTGGCGAAGGACGGTGTGATGTTCCGCGAGATCAGCGGCATGGGCGATGCCCTGCCGGTTGCGGCCAACAACGACGATGACGGCCGGGTCAAGAACCGCCGCGTCGAAGTCTGGGTTTACTGA
- a CDS encoding acyl-CoA dehydrogenase yields the protein MDFAYSAKVQDLRERVTAFMEAYVYPAEKVFDEQVAQGDRWQPTPIMEELKAKARAEGLWNLFLPESELGAGLTNMEYAPLAEIMGRSMIGSEPFNCSAPDTGNMEVLVRYGSEEHKRTWLEPLLRGEIRSAFAMTEPGVASSDATNMQANAVRDGDEWVINGRKWWTSGACDPRCKIMIFMGLTNPDAPRHQQHSMILVPTDAPGVKILRPLPVFGYDDAPHGHAEVLFENVRVPYENVLLGEGRGFEIAQGRLGPGRIHHCMRSIGMAERALELMCKRAVSRTAFGKPLARLGGNIDLIANSRIEINQARLLTLNAAYMMDTAGNKIAQSEIAQIKVVAPNVALQVIDRAIQMHGGAGVSNDTPLAYFYAMQRTLRLADGPDEVHRAAIGKFEIGKYVPRDELRSGR from the coding sequence ATGGATTTCGCTTATTCCGCCAAGGTTCAGGACCTGCGTGAGCGCGTCACCGCGTTCATGGAAGCCTACGTCTATCCCGCCGAGAAGGTGTTCGACGAGCAAGTGGCCCAGGGTGACCGCTGGCAGCCGACGCCGATCATGGAAGAGCTCAAGGCCAAGGCCAGGGCCGAGGGGCTGTGGAACCTGTTCCTGCCCGAGTCCGAGCTGGGCGCTGGCCTGACCAACATGGAATACGCACCGCTGGCCGAAATCATGGGGCGCTCGATGATCGGCTCCGAGCCATTCAACTGCTCCGCGCCGGACACCGGCAACATGGAAGTGCTGGTGCGCTACGGCAGCGAAGAGCACAAGCGCACCTGGCTGGAGCCGTTGCTGCGCGGCGAGATCCGCTCCGCCTTCGCCATGACCGAGCCGGGCGTTGCATCCTCCGATGCCACCAACATGCAGGCCAACGCCGTGCGTGACGGCGATGAGTGGGTCATCAACGGCCGCAAGTGGTGGACCTCCGGCGCCTGCGATCCGCGCTGCAAGATCATGATCTTCATGGGCCTGACCAACCCCGACGCGCCGCGCCACCAACAGCATTCGATGATCCTGGTGCCCACCGATGCCCCCGGCGTGAAGATCCTCCGCCCGCTGCCGGTGTTCGGCTACGACGACGCCCCGCACGGCCACGCCGAAGTGCTCTTCGAGAACGTTCGCGTACCCTATGAGAACGTCCTGCTCGGCGAAGGCCGTGGCTTCGAGATCGCCCAGGGCCGCCTCGGCCCGGGTCGCATCCACCACTGCATGCGGTCCATCGGCATGGCTGAGCGCGCGCTGGAACTGATGTGCAAGCGCGCCGTCAGCCGTACCGCCTTCGGCAAGCCGCTGGCCCGCCTGGGTGGCAATATCGACCTCATCGCCAACTCGCGCATCGAGATCAACCAGGCACGCCTGCTGACCCTCAACGCCGCGTACATGATGGATACCGCCGGCAACAAGATCGCCCAGAGCGAGATCGCCCAGATCAAGGTGGTGGCGCCCAACGTCGCCCTGCAGGTGATCGACCGCGCCATCCAGATGCACGGTGGCGCCGGTGTCTCCAACGACACGCCGCTGGCCTACTTCTACGCCATGCAGCGCACCCTGCGCCTGGCCGACGGTCCGGACGAAGTGCACCGCGCGGCCATCGGCAAGTTCGAAATCGGCAAGTACGTGCCGCGTGACGAGCTGCGCAGCGGCCGCTGA